In Shouchella patagoniensis, the following are encoded in one genomic region:
- a CDS encoding FAD-dependent oxidoreductase, protein MKYVIIGGDAAGMSAAMQLVRKDAQADITVLEKGEHYSYAQCGLPYWIGEEIESEDKLVARDANTYRTKHGIDARTNHKVTSIDPQKKTVSGNTFELPYDKLLIASGARPFIPEWKNSDLKGIFTLKTIPDAKKILAAIGDKKRKITIIGGGSIGLEIAENVCKAGHQVRILERAARLAMNFDKEMTDHIHEKAIEEGIQLDLNHEIIGFESDNAGHVNKIVTNLAECETDLVIVAVGVRPNTDFTKDTGIQLDHNGAIRVNRYMETNVDGIYAAGDCATQYHRLIHKDVYAPLGTHANKQGRIAGLNMCGHPRAFMGIVGTQIYQFFDLALARTGLSSREIEEIGFPYKCVQAKLPHVAAYYPTNEPILIRLQYDANTGKVLGGQFIGTKGVDKRCDVLATALYHGMTMQDLEELDLGYSPPFNSVWDPLQQTARRRS, encoded by the coding sequence GTGAAATATGTAATTATTGGCGGAGACGCCGCCGGAATGAGTGCTGCTATGCAACTAGTGCGAAAAGACGCACAAGCCGACATAACGGTGCTCGAAAAAGGCGAACATTATTCTTATGCCCAGTGCGGTCTACCATACTGGATAGGCGAAGAAATTGAATCTGAAGATAAGCTTGTGGCTCGAGACGCAAATACGTATCGAACCAAACACGGAATTGATGCACGAACCAATCATAAAGTGACTTCAATTGATCCCCAAAAAAAGACCGTTTCAGGTAATACGTTTGAACTGCCGTATGATAAGCTATTAATCGCTTCCGGAGCGCGACCTTTTATTCCAGAATGGAAAAACAGTGATTTAAAAGGAATTTTTACGTTAAAGACAATCCCTGATGCGAAAAAGATTTTAGCAGCAATTGGAGATAAGAAGAGAAAGATTACGATTATTGGTGGAGGTTCAATTGGTCTTGAAATTGCAGAGAATGTCTGTAAAGCAGGTCACCAAGTGCGCATTTTAGAGCGAGCAGCTCGTCTTGCAATGAATTTCGACAAAGAAATGACCGATCATATTCATGAAAAAGCAATCGAAGAAGGGATTCAACTCGATTTAAACCACGAGATTATTGGTTTTGAAAGTGATAATGCCGGACACGTAAACAAAATCGTTACCAATTTGGCGGAATGTGAAACGGATTTAGTCATAGTGGCGGTAGGCGTGCGGCCAAACACCGATTTCACTAAAGACACCGGTATTCAACTTGATCACAATGGTGCTATACGTGTAAACCGCTATATGGAAACAAACGTTGATGGTATATACGCGGCTGGAGATTGCGCAACACAATACCATCGCCTTATTCATAAAGACGTCTATGCCCCACTCGGAACACATGCCAATAAACAAGGAAGAATCGCCGGATTAAATATGTGCGGGCATCCCCGTGCATTTATGGGTATCGTTGGCACACAAATTTATCAATTCTTTGATTTGGCCCTTGCACGGACAGGTCTTTCTTCACGCGAAATTGAAGAAATTGGCTTTCCTTATAAATGCGTCCAAGCAAAGTTACCTCATGTTGCTGCCTATTACCCAACCAATGAACCCATCCTTATTCGCCTGCAGTATGATGCCAACACAGGAAAAGTATTAGGTGGCCAATTCATTGGTACAAAAGGAGTCGACAAACGCTGCGATGTGCTCGCTACAGCTCTTTACCACGGTATGACGATGC